The sequence below is a genomic window from bacterium.
TCCCTGAGCTGGCGATCTCGCCCACAAGCCTAACCTTGTGACTCTTGCGCGCCTTGAGCGTAATATAAACTCTGGGCGAGACCAGGTAATCAATGCCGAGCAGCCTCTCGACCTTTTTTGAGAACTCAGTAAGTGTGAGACCACCCGCCCTAACCTTGTTTACCATAGGAAGCATCACGGTCCCCTGAGGAGTAATCGCAACGTCAACTGACTCCCGATACCCTCCCTTCCCGCTGATCACCACCGAAAGCTCGTCGTCAGGTCCAAGTGTATAAACCTTGTCCGACAGCTCAGTCTGCAGCGGCGCCGCAACCATTGGCTGCGAAAACGCAGAAGGCTGCCCCAAGCTCTCTGCCTCAGGGAGCGTGCTAGCTGATTTACGCTCGTGACAACCCAGAGCGCCTAGTAAGATTGCTACACAGAAAACAAACAAAACAAACGCGGCTCTTCTAGCCAAAATCACCCACACCCATGGAACGAGCATTGAAGTTCTCAACTTATTTCGCAAACGAATACTCGACGTAAACAGAAGCCTCCACGACGTGCTCATCATACTCGTATGTTTCTATTGTCGAGTCAACTTTTGCAAAAGTATAGCCTCCCCTTATCGACAGCCATTTGAACAGCTTATAGCCAAGTTTGGCCGACGCCCGATAAGCATAATCCCTCCGATCGCTCTCCCCCTCGTACTTCCGGCGCTGGACACCCCCGTCGAACATCGCCTCTATCCGGTCAAGAAACACCTGTCGGACTGACGCATCGATGCTTCTGCTCCTGTAAAAAGTCCCCGTTGCCTGGTCACTCGGCACATAACTGGCGCTGCCAACGATCTCCGCGCGGGTGTCCTCGCCGAGGTCCCTTGCGATCCTCAGAAGCCCACTGAAGCTCGATCTGCCCTTCTTTGCCTCATCCGAATCGCCCTCACTCTTGAACGTCGTGGTCTCAAACCCTCCCTCACCCCTGATAGTGGTATCAATGCCGACAAGCTTGGTCTCAACATAAACTCTTCCCGAGTAATCGTAGCGATCGGTCTGATTCTCTGTCTCGTTGTCCACCAACCCCCAATCACCCGTAACCCCGATCTCCGTCTGCATTCCTAACCTGTAGCCAGCGCTGCCCGTAACAGAGTTGTCCTCTCGGTTGCTGCTCCTGTCAACCTCCCTGCGGGATATCATGTTGCTCGACCTGTGCCCCAGCGTGAAAACCAGCCTCGACCCGGGCGCATACCGCACCGTCTCATTCGTGGAGTTCTCCATAAACCGTCTGTCGAGACTCGGAACGTCCGAGCGCGACTTCGTACCCACCACCGAGTCGGTCACCCGATCCGAGATGGCGAGCGACAGTTTGTCCGTGAAGTGCAGAGTTCCCGCTAGCTCGCCCAGATGGCTTTTGAGGGAGTAGTGCTTTTGGCCTGAAGGGTAATAAACCTTGTAATAGGGCTCGTAGCGCAGGCTGAAGCTCCCGATGTCCGAAATGTAACTAACACTTAGTGAG
It includes:
- a CDS encoding outer membrane beta-barrel protein; the encoded protein is MNFKVTVFVLAASLPLGLFTTSFAQRSLSFKTSLEISGMYERNPWLSNERTSEDYVKDSYAVQYSPSLSVSYISDIGSFSLRYEPYYKVYYPSGQKHYSLKSHLGELAGTLHFTDKLSLAISDRVTDSVVGTKSRSDVPSLDRRFMENSTNETVRYAPGSRLVFTLGHRSSNMISRREVDRSSNREDNSVTGSAGYRLGMQTEIGVTGDWGLVDNETENQTDRYDYSGRVYVETKLVGIDTTIRGEGGFETTTFKSEGDSDEAKKGRSSFSGLLRIARDLGEDTRAEIVGSASYVPSDQATGTFYRSRSIDASVRQVFLDRIEAMFDGGVQRRKYEGESDRRDYAYRASAKLGYKLFKWLSIRGGYTFAKVDSTIETYEYDEHVVEASVYVEYSFAK